AGGTTTAATGCGGACATGCTGAATGAGCTAAAGCCAGATGCTGTGGTACTGGCCACTGGTGTCAAACCGTTTATTCCACAGATACCCGGCATACAGAGCAAGAAAGTTATCCAGGCAAACGAAGTCCTTGCTGGCGCTGAGACTGGAGAGCGGGTGGCGGTGATAGGCGGTGAGCTGGTGGGCTGCGAGACGGCGTTGTATCTGGTTGAGCGGGGCAAGAAGGTCACCATCATGAGGCGAGGCCCAGAGCTAGCTACCAAGGTGCACCAGTTTATCAGGGAGCCTTTACTAGGCAGGCTAAAGTATAGAGGAGTTTCCATGCTAACCGGGGTTGAGTATGAGGAAATCACCGAAGCTGGCGTTGCTATCAGAACTGGCGCGGGTGAGAGAAAGGTAGTCGAAGCGGATACCGTGGTGCTGGCGGCAGGTGCCGTGCCTGACACCGAGCTCCTGTCTGTTTTGCAGGGTAGGGTTGCACAGGTCTTTTCGGTAGGTGACTGTGTCGAGCCGCGCGGCATAAGAGAGGCTGTGGAGGAAGGCTACCGTGCCGGGCTCGACATACGCTAAGAAATCCCAAGCACTAAGCACCAAATCCTAAACAATATCAAAATTCGAATTAACTAAATTCGAAACAGCCGATGTTTTGGTCATTCCACTTCGTGTCATTCTGAAGGAGCGGAGCGACTGAATAATCTCGGTAGGGAGGATACGATGAGATTCTTCGCTGCGCTCGGAATGACAGTGAGGGTTTCTCCTCTCCGAATTCGAAACGGCCGATGTTGTGGTAATTGGTATTAGTGGTTTTGAATTTGTTTGGAGTTTGGAATTTAGGATTTAGTATTTTGGCGGGCGAGGTTTCTGAGGAATTCGGCGCGGCGGGTCAAGGCTGCCAGAGACTTTACGGCGTTATCCGGCATGGTATAGGCTGGTATGCCTCGCCTAGTTGCCAGGAACATACCTTGACGCTGGTCAATGGAGTTGCCGGGAACGACGATTATCGGCTTCTTGGTCTGGTCACGGATGCTCTCCAGGCGTGACAGGAACCACTCATCATGTATAAAGGCATAGCAGATAGTCAGGCAGGAGTCCACTGCCGGAGCCATTATCTCCAGGCAGGTGGCGTAAATTGAAGATGCCTCGCTAAAGGGAGCCCACACCAGGTCTACGGGGTTTTTTAGGCTTGGGGAGGGTGGTATCTTGCCCTTGAGAAATTCGCGAAGCTTTTGCTGAACATCTTCGGGAAGAGGCGAGACATTGAGTCCTGCCTTGGCACAAGCATCTCCGCTGGCCACGGCGCCACCTCCGGCCTCAATCAGCAGGCCTACCTCCTTCCCTGTGGGCAGATAAGGGCAGCTGAAGGCCACGGCCAGGTCCATGAGTTCTTCCAGGCTCTGTGCCGAGACTATGCCTTTCTGCCGGCTGGCGGCCTCGAACAAGGCGTAATTACCGGCCAGAGAGCCGGTGTGGGAAGCAGCCGCCTTAGCGCCTAACTCTGAGCTGCCGCCCTTCCATATGATAATCGGTTTCTTAGGTGAGATTTCCCCTGCAAGCTTGAGGAAGCGTCCCGGTTGCTTTATGCCCTCAATGTAGGCGGCGAAGACCATAGTCTCTGGGTCGTTACCGAAATGCTCTAGGAAGTCCTCGATGTTAAGGTCGCTCTGGTTGCCGATGCTTATGATGCCGCTGAAGCGAAGTCCCCGCTCGCTGCCGAGGCGTGTCATATTCTCGCTTGCCCAGCCGCTCTGCCCGACGAAAGCCACGCCGCCAGGCTCCATGGGCACTGTGGCGTATGGTACGATGGTGTTGACGTTGCCCCGTGGCGAGAATATTCCCATGCAGTTGGGCCCGACTATTCTGACACCACCCCTGCGGGCAGCTTCTACCATCTGCCGTTCCAGTTCCTTGCCCTCAGCTCCCAGTTCGCTGAAGCCAACACTGTGGACGACGGCGAACTTGACACCTTTTTGAGCGCATTCTGTTATTGCTTGGGGTATACCCTGGGCAGGTATAGCCATTACCGCTAGGTCTATTTCTCCGGGGATATCAAGAACGCTGGGGTAGCTTTTAAGGGACATGATTTCCGATTCCTTGCGGTTTATGGGATAGATTATCCCCTTGTAGCCGTTCTTCAGCAGGCTGGAAATGAACATTCCGCCTGATTTCCATTCGTCCTGTGAGGCACCGACTATAGCTACGGATTTGGGCTGGAAAAGGCTTTTCAGGTCAGGGGCAATAGTTTTAGATGTCATCAGTTTTGTTAGCTTCGGACAGGTCTAAAGACCTGTCCCTACATCTTTTTTCTCTGTCATTGCGAGCGAAGCGTGGCAATCTCTGGGGCTGTTCCAGGGCTTATGCCCTTCACAATGACGTATAGACACATCTCCCTACACTCATTGGTGATACACACCAAACATGTAGCCCCGAGGCTTTAGCCTCGGGGGCCCGACCCTAAAGGGTCTGGGCTACATCTGTTTCCGATACATTTGCTTGGGCAGCGGTTGAAATTATATAACAGTAGCTCGGCAATGGAAAGATTAGGTAATAATCGAGCTCATTTTGGGGTTCGACATATTTTGAGGTGTGGCTAGTGCAGCGCGGTCTCTTATTCTGGGGCCTCTCATTAAGCCTGCAGGTTCTAGTTTTGAGTAGGATATACGAGCGGATTGCCCCTGTACCCTTTCGCGCAGGGCTTTCACGAGTTGAGGGTTATCCTGCAATTTGGCGATACTCGGATAAGCTCTAGGTAGTTGCCCATGTCTTCTTGGAGACAATTGATAGTTTATGGCCGTACCACGTACCATATTAACCCTGTAGCTGTAGTGGTCCTCGAAAGTATTTGTTAAGCGACGAAAGTTAGTAGGCCGCTGCGGTTTTGCGTTCTTTCTGGCATAGCTCAGTAGCCCAACGCCTATGACGGTGGTAACGGGCTCAGGCATGAAAATTAAAGCCAGGGCTATAGATTGTAGCCCTGCGTAGTATGTAGATTTCATGTTAACCTAGTTTTAGATATTTAAACCTATCTGTTTGTCTTTGTCAAACTCGCTCTTTAGCATACTGTTGTGCAACAATTTTTTCAATGCAGTGGCGAACCTTTAGGGTCGCATGGTCGAGGTTGAGAGCGAGGCTAAAGCCTCGCTACTACGCTTATTTCATTTTCTTCTGGAGCCAGGCGATTCGGTCTCTCACCGCTTTAACCGCTTCAGCATGATTGGTGCAGCGAGTCAAGTCGTTGGCCAGCTTGTCATCGCCGAATACGTCACGAACCCAGGTACTGAAGTCATTCTTAAGTGGAGTCACATGATGGCGATATGAATCTTCAGTCATATTAGCCAAGCACTCAGCTAATTGGTGTAAATTCTTTACAACACAGCCGTCATGGCAAAAGAAGCACTTGTCTCCGCTTGCGTCAGCCAAGACCCTAGCTGCATCCTGTTTTGTTTTCACAGCCACTGCCGTTGCCCCCCTTTCTTTGTGATTTCTGCCCCTTGACCTCAAAGCTGTTCTCTAGCTATAATCAAGGTGATTTTTGAATAATGAAACTTAATAGATGAATTGTGTTCAGCGCAATGTGAATGCGTTAGCAATCTAACTTAAGCTAGCATAATCTCTCTAGTTTTGTCAAAAACTCGCAGGAAATCGGTCAAATGGCCAAGTGGACTTTTATCACCAATCATGGTTTGGTTCTAGGCTATATTTCTCGAAAAAGGGTGGACAGGCAAAACAAATATCATATTAACGCCAATCTGCTCCTGCGTCATCCCATCAATGGCGACGTGTTGGTAGGGGATTTGCTCCAGCTATCGGCCTGAAAAAGTATTGCCCCCGCCAAAGAGCAAATGAAACTGCCTATAAGCATCCCCTGAACCACCACGGATAAATACCAAGGTAATGGAATCTCTAATTGAGCGAGCTGCCAGAGACCTGTTCAAAAGCAATTATGCTATTGCTTTAACTGGTGCTGGCATGTCAACCGAATCTGGTATACCGGATTTCCGCGGGCCAGATGGCATTTGGACCAAAGACCCCGAAGCGGAAAAAAGAGCTTATCAGACCTATGACAAGTTCCTCAGAAACCCTAAAGAATATTGGGAAGATATACTGGGCGGGCGAACCTTGCTTAGCAACCTTAAGGATGCCGAGCCGAACCCTGGTCATTATGCCCTTGTCGAACTGGAGGCAATTGGTATTCTGAAATCCGTGCTTACCCAGAACATTGACGGCTTGCATGAGAAAGCAGGCAGCAAGCGGGTTCTGGAATATCACGGCAGCGTTTTGAAACTTAGGTGCCTTTCCTGTGGCTCAAGATTTAAGCGTAACGAGTATGACCTGGAGGGACTGGCACAGGCCGGGGAATTGCCACCGCGATGTAACAAATGCAGCAGCCCGATAAAAGGTGATGTCGTTCACTTCAATGAGCCGATACCTTCAGACGTTGCCCACGAAAGCCTTGAAGAAGCCTGGAAATGCGACTTAATGCTAATCTGCGGGACTTCAGCGGTTGTCTATCCTTTTGCTCAGTTGCCTCGTATAGCCCGGCAGCGGCAGGTTGAACAAGAACGGAAGGCGGAATCAGGCCTCTATTTTGTGAAAAGCGAGTCGGCAACAACGATAATCGAAGTCAACGCCGAACCTACCCCGCTGACAGTCGAAGGGATTTCCGATTATTTAATTCAAGGCCGCACCGCTGAGATTCTACCCAAGCTTGTTGAGGCTGTGAAAAAACTGTCCCGGTGAGCTGTTACAGTACCAGTAAGAAAGATTTATTAACCGCGGCAATGTTAGTCAGAAGGTAGAAGACGGTACTGAACAATACGACGAAATGTTCAATACCAGGCTTTCCCGGAATGGCAAAGGTGTTTGGGTTTCGGACTGCGTACAAAAATTTATGACGGACATATCTTCTGACAACCGGGCGTGTTTTTGGCTCTGGCCAAAAAGAAAAGCCCCTCCCTGTTGTGGTGGGGAGGGGCTGATGAGACGGTAGACTAACTATTTCTTGACTGCCACGGCGGGTGTTTTGCTTGGCTTTGCCCTCTGCTTGCTTAGGGCCTCGCGGTCACCGCCGCTCATGCCAGCGATATGCTTCACCAGCTTTTTCCTGGACTCGATGTCATACTGGGTAGTTATGGCAATTTGCTCCATGATTGGTGAGCCGCCGCCATGGTAGCTACCCACATTGTGTATGCCGCCGGTCGCTGAGCATAGGACGTCGCCCAAGTATCGCCAGAACTGGGCCTGATCCTCTACTGGCATGTCCTTATTCCGCTTGGTATATTTCAGGAGCAGGTCTCTGGTCTCTGGATTCACGAAATCGTTCTCGTGGGGGAAGGTGGCTACTACACCGCCAGCGATGTCGCACAGAATCTCTGCTTCACGCCACACTGCCTCGCCTGTCAGGCAGCGTCCCACGTTGCAGTAAATTGAATTAGGGATGTAGGAGCCGGGGCCATAAGGTACGAATCCCACGCCCGGTATATAGACCTCCGGCTTTCCAAGGTCAGAAGCCGTGTATCCGGCGGCATAACCCAACTCGGTGGTCATTATGATCTCGGATAGCTTCTCCCGGACATGGGGCGTCTTATAAACGTTATTCACATCAGCGGCAAGGGCTGCGGTCCCTAATAGGATGTCGCCGATGGCCGGCTTACAGCCCGAATAGGAGTGGCGGTGGAACAAGGCGAAGAGCAGGGCGAGCACGCCGCCATGCTGCGATTCACCAGCGAGGAAGACCCTTTCCCAAGGCACAAAGCAGTCATCGAAGATCATGTAGGAATCTGTGGCCCCTGGCAAGAACCCGCGCTTGAAATGCTCCCTGGGTCTGAGGTTGTGGATGGTGACTACTTGCTTCAGCCCATCCCAGTCGCCCGGAATGGCGAAGGCAACGGCATAGTCTTTATCCTCTGGGCGCAAAGCTCGGGTGGGCACCACTAGTATCTCGTCGGCCACTGAGGCCTCGGAGATGTGCAGCTTGCAGCCGCTGACCACGATGCCATCGCCACGCCTCTCCTTGATCCGTACGTAGGCATCGGGGTTCGGCTGGTCGGCAGGTCTCAGCATCCTATCGCCCTTGACATCCGTCTGAGCGCAGCAGCCCACCAAGTCCTCGGTTTGGAAACGGGTGAGCCACTTCTTAAAGTTCTCATGGTATTGAGTGGCACCTTTGTTCACCTTGTCTGCTTCGTAGGACACGTTGTAGACGGCGTTAGTGGCGTCGATGCCCATGCACCGCTGGATGCAGCCGCCCACCTTCTGGCAGAGCATGCGGGTCATGTCCTGCTTATTATGCAGGTCGTCGGTGTTCTGATGGATATGGGTGAAGCGGCTTATCCTCTCACCGGTGAGATGAGAGATGGCTGTGCACAGGTCTTGGTTCTCCGGCTTGGCTGCTTCATCGAACGTGGTGCCGATGGTGTTTAGACAGTCCATCTGGCGCTCGTCTGTGCGGTCGATCAGCTCGCCGTCGAAATAGATGTTCCGCTTCATCTTGGCCAGGCCTTGAATATACTGCTCCTTTGTCCTCATTTTATCCTCCTTACTTAATGAATATCCCCATATTCAGGTTAGTAACTGGTGACTATAATGCTACCACTTTACGGCGAAAAAGTCACATTGGGTCACGTTGCCTCACATTGGTGGTTTCAAAAAACTTTGCACACAAAGATATTCAAGTTTGCTCGCTAAACTTAAGATTTCGTGTTAGAATTGGAATCCTTAGCGCATATTATTTTGGTGATCGATGTTATGTACCTTGGGAAATTATTCGCCCTCAATGCGGTACGAATCTACCTGGTTCCGCTGATCCTCGGCTAGTGAATATGCCTGGTGGCTCTAGGCCAGCACTTTTGGCTGCAATAGTCCCACAGATGCGGAGGTAAAATAATGGAAAATGGGAAATACCAGTTTGCCAGAACTTTGCGCTGCAAAAACCTTAATGTTCCGGGCACCTTGGGCAAATTAGCTACAGCCATCGGTAGAGTTGGAGTAGATATCGGCAATTTAACAACGGTGCATTTGGGGCATTATTATACTATCAGAGACATTGAAGTGCTTATCAAGAATGAAGAGGAGCTGGCACATTTAATAGAAGAGGTGTCGAAACTACCAGAGGTCACTGTTCTCGAGGTCAGGGACGATGTGCTCGACCTTCACAAAGATGGGAAAATCAAGACGGTAAGCATCCACTCTATCAACTCGATAGACATTCTAAGGAAGGTATACACCCCTGGCGTTGCTGAAGTATGTAGATTAATCTCGGAGCGGCCAGGGCTTAAATATACCTACACAAACATCCCTTACTCTGTGGCTATTGTTACTGACGGCACTGCCATACTCGGACTGGGGAACATTGGTCCGGTGGCAGGAATGCCCGTTATGGAGGGAAAGGCTGCTCTGCTCCAGGAGCTGGTTGGAGTTAGTGGAGTTCCTATCTTATTGAACACTACCGACCCTGACAAAATTGTAGAAACCGTAAAATATATTGCTCCAACGTTTGGAGGCATTCAGCTAGAGGACATAGCGTCACCAAGATGTTTTCCAATTCAGGACGCGTTAGAAAAAGACCTGGATATCCCCGTTATGCATGATGACCAGCAAGGTACCGCTGTGGTGACACTGGCAGCTCTGCTTAATGCTTGTAAGATTTGCAGCATGGCACTTGAGGAGGCAAAGGTCGGCCTTATCGGCCTAGGTGCCGCTGGTCTATCTATTGGAAAGTTTATCCTGAAATACACAGGTAAGCCTGCCTTAGGTACGGCCAGGACTGAGGCCAGCGTTAAACGGCATGCAGAACACGGAGGCACTCCAAGCAATTTAGATGAGATCATGCAAACGGCTGATATCGTCATCGGCACCAGTGGTGTACAGGGGCTGATAAAACCGAACATGGTCAGGAAAGGACAGATAATTTTTGCTTTGACGAATCCGTATCCGGAAATTGCCCCGGATATCGCTACGAAATCGGGTGCTGCTCTAGCTGTTGATGGTAGGACGGTCAATAACTTGCTCGGCTACCCCGGAATTTGGCGGGGAACACTGGATGCAATGGCTACTAAGATAGACTATGAGATGTATAAAGCCGCTGCCTTGGCCATTGTTAGCACTACAGACGAAGGCGAGCTTGTCCCCAACCCACTCGACCCTAAAGTGCACTTAGCGGTAGCTCATGCTGTAGCCAAGGCTGCTGTGGAGTCAGGTGTTGCCCAGCGACCTCTGGATAATGACTATTTTGAAAATACCAGTATCAAAGAGCCGCCCTGGGCATAGTTTTTGCGCAAGATGTCTTATTGTTATATCAAATTATTAGCAAGGCCTGAAACACTTCCAAGTACAAGCTAATAAATCGCCTCTTTTCATTTTAGTAAAAGCGTGGTATTGTAAGGTAGGGCTGCTGCCCCGGGACGAGGAGCGTTGATGGCTGAACATGAAGTAGTACATGTTGCAATAGCTCCCCCGGCTACGCTTGAGGAAGAGCTGGTAAAGAAAGTGGCAGCCATTGTGGCTAAGAATCCCTATGAGACTCGACTTCGCCTCACAGGAAAGATACCGAAAATCATCGCCAGCTATGACACCATGCAGATGGCGGAGTCAATTGCCCGGAGCTTAAGAGAGCTAGGGCTGGTGGCAATTGTGTGCACTGATTCGGAGCTTCGCAAGTCTTCACAAAGATATAAGGCACACACGCTGAAGTTTGAGGAGCAAGCAGTCATATTCTTGGACAGGAGTGGCCAAGCAAGGCGAATGGAGTCAAGGGAGTCGTTCTTGATTCTCAACGGAAGGATACAGACTTACACCGAGACAGAGGTAACCAAGACCGTAAGAAAACTAAATATTACAGCAACTGTATTGACTGGCGGCATTCCTATCAGACGCAAGGTCAAAGAAAAAACCACGACAACATCGTATCAAAGTGACAGTTTTGTCAGGCTCTACGGCCGGTTGTCGCCTGAGCCGTTTGTGGAGATACCCCAGCATGGTTTCGACTACTCGTTCCTGGGGGTGGAGATGGTCTCCTCCTCTACGGCAAACTTCAGCACTACCATCAGGAAAATAAGAGATGCTCTACCACAGGCGATTTTCGATGACAGGCTGGTAGCACCTTTTGGTTCGGATATGCATTCCACTGTGCCCCAGGAAAACATTGATATGAACTGCAAGTTGATTTACTGGTATCACCAGGCTGTGAGTGATCTCGGCTAGTCAGTACAGCCACAACTCGGGTAGATTGGAGCATCTGCTCCAGGCTATCCCCTGCTTCAAATACTGAATCCCAAGCTCAAAATTCCAATTTTCAAATGCAAAACAGTAGGGACGGATCTTAAGGTCTGTCCGCCTGTCCGTCTCGGACAGGTCTAAAGACCTGTCCCTACATTTGCCCATCATTCCTTGAGATGTAAAGGGAGTGTTATGAATCCACGGATAAACTATCCAGTTCGACTTCGCTTGACTGCTGCCTAGACCTCATCTACAATGATAGTGGCAGATTATTATGCTGGTTTGCCTTAATCAGAAACTGAGAGGTGGCCCGTCCTCTTCCCCACGTTTAAATTCTATTATCTTTTCTGTCTCTCCATTTTGCCACCAAAGGAGGTTACTCGTTGCCTAGGTTTTCTTTATTCCCCAGAGAAGAAAAGTTTTTCGTCCTTTTTGAGCAGAGCGCTCAGAACGTGGTTAAGATAGCTCATCAGTTACGAGACATGGTGAACACGTGGGAGAACGTTAAGGAAAGAGTGGGGGTAATAACTACTCTGGAGCATGAGGGTGACGCTATCACCCATCAAATTATCGCCCAATTACACCGTACCTTTGTGACCCCGCTGGACCGCGAGGATATCGCTCTGCTGGCTGAGTCTCTAGATGATATAACTGACTTCATCCACTCAGCGGCGGATGCTATGTTGCTCTATAAGGTGGACTGTCCCACTGATAGGGTCAGGGAACTTGCCGATATCGTGGTGCAGGCAGTCATTGAGGTCGAGAAGGGAGTGTCTGAAATACACGGCCGCATTGACCGGGATAAGCTTCTTAAGCTATGCGTGGAGATTAACCGCCTGGAGAATATGGGGGACAGCGTCTATCGCTCGGCACTGGCGGAGCTTTTTGTTAGCTCAACAGATTATGCTCACCTTATAAAGTGGCGTGAGATTTACGAGCATATAGAAACCGCCGTCGACAGGTGTGAGGATGTAGCCAACATCCTGGAAGGTGTGGCGCTGAAATATGCCTGAGACCCTATGGCAGACTTGTCTCTAACTCAGCCTGGCAGGATACGGTGGATTTAAGCTTATTATTTATAATCTTTATCATCGTCGTAGCCCTGATTTTCGATTTCACCAACGGCATGCATGATGCCGCAAATTCCATTTCCACTGTTGTCTCCACCAGGGTTTTATCGCCGAGACAGGCCGTCATCTGGGCAGCGTTTTTTAATTTCGTGGCTTTCCTTATTTTCGGCACGGC
This is a stretch of genomic DNA from Chloroflexota bacterium. It encodes these proteins:
- a CDS encoding NAD-dependent deacylase, encoding MESLIERAARDLFKSNYAIALTGAGMSTESGIPDFRGPDGIWTKDPEAEKRAYQTYDKFLRNPKEYWEDILGGRTLLSNLKDAEPNPGHYALVELEAIGILKSVLTQNIDGLHEKAGSKRVLEYHGSVLKLRCLSCGSRFKRNEYDLEGLAQAGELPPRCNKCSSPIKGDVVHFNEPIPSDVAHESLEEAWKCDLMLICGTSAVVYPFAQLPRIARQRQVEQERKAESGLYFVKSESATTIIEVNAEPTPLTVEGISDYLIQGRTAEILPKLVEAVKKLSR
- a CDS encoding aromatic ring hydroxylase; protein product: MRTKEQYIQGLAKMKRNIYFDGELIDRTDERQMDCLNTIGTTFDEAAKPENQDLCTAISHLTGERISRFTHIHQNTDDLHNKQDMTRMLCQKVGGCIQRCMGIDATNAVYNVSYEADKVNKGATQYHENFKKWLTRFQTEDLVGCCAQTDVKGDRMLRPADQPNPDAYVRIKERRGDGIVVSGCKLHISEASVADEILVVPTRALRPEDKDYAVAFAIPGDWDGLKQVVTIHNLRPREHFKRGFLPGATDSYMIFDDCFVPWERVFLAGESQHGGVLALLFALFHRHSYSGCKPAIGDILLGTAALAADVNNVYKTPHVREKLSEIIMTTELGYAAGYTASDLGKPEVYIPGVGFVPYGPGSYIPNSIYCNVGRCLTGEAVWREAEILCDIAGGVVATFPHENDFVNPETRDLLLKYTKRNKDMPVEDQAQFWRYLGDVLCSATGGIHNVGSYHGGGSPIMEQIAITTQYDIESRKKLVKHIAGMSGGDREALSKQRAKPSKTPAVAVKK
- a CDS encoding NAD-dependent malic enzyme, which codes for MENGKYQFARTLRCKNLNVPGTLGKLATAIGRVGVDIGNLTTVHLGHYYTIRDIEVLIKNEEELAHLIEEVSKLPEVTVLEVRDDVLDLHKDGKIKTVSIHSINSIDILRKVYTPGVAEVCRLISERPGLKYTYTNIPYSVAIVTDGTAILGLGNIGPVAGMPVMEGKAALLQELVGVSGVPILLNTTDPDKIVETVKYIAPTFGGIQLEDIASPRCFPIQDALEKDLDIPVMHDDQQGTAVVTLAALLNACKICSMALEEAKVGLIGLGAAGLSIGKFILKYTGKPALGTARTEASVKRHAEHGGTPSNLDEIMQTADIVIGTSGVQGLIKPNMVRKGQIIFALTNPYPEIAPDIATKSGAALAVDGRTVNNLLGYPGIWRGTLDAMATKIDYEMYKAAALAIVSTTDEGELVPNPLDPKVHLAVAHAVAKAAVESGVAQRPLDNDYFENTSIKEPPWA
- a CDS encoding DUF47 domain-containing protein, which produces MPRFSLFPREEKFFVLFEQSAQNVVKIAHQLRDMVNTWENVKERVGVITTLEHEGDAITHQIIAQLHRTFVTPLDREDIALLAESLDDITDFIHSAADAMLLYKVDCPTDRVRELADIVVQAVIEVEKGVSEIHGRIDRDKLLKLCVEINRLENMGDSVYRSALAELFVSSTDYAHLIKWREIYEHIETAVDRCEDVANILEGVALKYA